A section of the Solea solea chromosome 17, fSolSol10.1, whole genome shotgun sequence genome encodes:
- the si:dkey-71h2.2 gene encoding low density lipoprotein receptor adapter protein 1 translates to MDALKSAGRAIIKSPGVPRHTWGTSKHEKLPENWTDTKETLLEGMVFNVKYLGMTLVGQPKGEDMASAAIHRIVTTARASAKKFRKVTLTVSPKGIVITDTETTDLIENVSIYRISYCTADKTQDKVFAYVSQSQFNETLECHAFLCQKKKIAQAVTLTVAQAFKVALDLWEVAQEGKNKKVKTCCSCAAGNTQTETTDTRCVPAEEHKPAGMEEKPRRPFFSASISLPSPRSNPTRRRPIKHDSWDVEDGLDDAFSSNMEVEMETDWPNPAPNPSLTMQL, encoded by the exons AGCTGCCAGAGAACTGGACCGACACCAAGGAGACTTTGTTGGAGGGGATGGTGTTCAACGTGAAGTACCTGGGTATGACACTGGTGGGCCAGCCTAAAGGAGAGGACATGGCGTCCGCTGCCATTCATAGAATTGTCACCACG GCCAGAGCCAGCGCTAAGAAGTTTCGCAAAGTCACACTGACGGTGTCACCCAAAGGCATCGTCATCACAGACACGGAGACTACAGACCTCATTGAGAACGTTTCCATATACAG AATCTCTTACTGCACGGCAGATAAAACTCAGGACAAGGTCTTTGCTTACGTCTCGCAGAGTCAATTTAATGAGACGTTGGAGTGCCATGCGTTTCTCTGCCAGAAGAAAAAGATT GCTCAGGCTGTGACATTAACGGTGGCCCAGGCATTTAAAGTAGCTCTAGATCTTTGGGAGGTTGCTCAGGAAG GCAAAAATAAGAAGGTTAAGACCTGCTGTTCCTGTGCAGCAGGCAACACACAGACGGAGACGACAGACACTCGCTGTGTTCCAGCAG AGGAACACAAGCCTGCAGGGATGGAAGAGAAACCCCGGAGGCCGTTCTTCTCTGCCTCAATCAGCTTGCCCTCACCTCGCAGTAACCCCACGCGAAGGCGACCAATCAAACACGACTCCTGG GACGTGGAGGATGGACTCGATGACGCGTTCTCAAG CAACATGGAAGTAGAGATGGAAACTG ATTGGCCTAATCCTGCTCCAAACCCGTCCCTGACGATGCAGCTCTGA